The genomic region CGATTGCCGTGTACGTCCTCGGCGACGCCAGCCATGTCGCTCCGCTGCTGATCTTCCAGCTGGCGTTTTTCACGCCGATGTTCCTCATGGCCCTCGATGCCACCACCAGCTCGCACCGGACCACGCCCCTCCGGTTCGTGATGCTGATCCTGAAGAATCCGATGATCGTCGGTTCGGCCCTGGGGCTGCTGGTCGCGGGAACAGGCTGGCAGGTCCCGCCACTGCTTCTGGAGCCCGTCCACCTGATCGGCGGCGCCGCGATTCCGGCCATGCTGATGGCCTTCGGCATGAGCCTGAACGGGTCAAAGCCGCTGCAGGCGGCCGCCGGCCGGAGAACCGATGCCCTGCTGGCCAGCGGCTTCAAGCTCTTCGTGCACCCGGCCATCGCCTATCTCTTTGCACGCTTCGCCCTCGGGCTGGACGGCCCGGCGCTGTTCGCCGTGGTGGTCACGTCGGCCCTGCCCACGGCGCAGAACGTGTTCGTCGCCGCCAGCCGCTACAAGGCCGGGCTCACGGTCGCGAAGGACACCGTCCTGATCACCACGATCGTGGCCGTGCCTGCGATGATCGGTGTGGCCCTGCTTCTGGCATAACCGCCGCCCCGTCCCCGACCGCTCCCCGGCTGCCGCCCGAATTGGAGGAAATCTTGAACACCACCCTGGACACAGTGATTATCGGAGGCGGAGCCATGGGTTCCGCTGCCGCCTGGGCGCTGGCTGCCCGTGGGCGCGACGTGACCCTGCTCGAGCAGTTCACGCTCGGTCACCACAAGGGTGCCTCGCACGGCGCAACCCGGAACCTGAGCCTTGCCTACGCCGAACCCGAGTACGTGGCCATGCTGGCCGAAACGCTGAAGCTCTGGGCCGAGCTCGAAGTCGAGAGCGGCGAACGGCTGCTGGCGCGCACCGGCGTCGTCAACCACGGCCCCGACCCCCGCCTCGGCGACATCCACGCAGCGCTCAGCGGCGCCGGCCTGCGGGCCGACTTCGTGCCGCTCGCCGAAGCCGGCGAGCGCTGGCGCGGCATCCGCTTCGACCAGCAGGTTCTTCACATGCCCGACGGCGGCCAGCTCAACCCCGAGGCCGCCCTCCCGGCGTTCCAGCGGCTCGCGGCACGGAACGGTGCGGCTATTCGGCATGGCGTGAAGGTTGTGGGGCTGGAAATACTCGACGACGGCGTCCGGCTCACTGTGGACGACGGCGGCCGGACGGAGCTGCTCACCGCCCGGCAGGCGGTGGTCACCGCGGGCGGCTGGACCTCCAAGCTCCTCGCAGGCTCAATCGCCACGCCGCGCCTGACGGTCACGCAGGAGCAGCCTGCCCACTTCGGCATCACCGACGACGGCGCCACCTGGCCCGGGTTCAACCATTTCCCCGGCGAGGGCGGGGACTACGCGGGCTTCTACTCCCCCGTGTACGGCATGCTGACCCCCGGCGAGGGCGTCAAGGCGGGCTGGCACGGAGTGGGGCCGGTGGTGGACCCGGACAGGAGGTCCTACCTGCCCGAACCGCGCCAGCGCGCCGCCCTGCAGCAGTACGCGAGGGACTGGCTGCCCGGGGTGGACGCCGACGCCATGACGGACATCAGCTGCACCTACACGACCGCTCCGGACCACAACTTCGTGCTGGACAGGATCGGCCCGGTGATCATCGGGGCGGGCTTCGCCGGCCACGGCTTCAAGTTCACGCCGGTGGTGGGCCGGATCCTCGCTGACCTTGCCACCGGGGAAGGCCCCGCGCCGGCCATATTCGCGGCTTCCCGGGCCTAAGAAACCCCGAGGCTGAAACCCCGCCCCATGACCGCCCCAGGTTCAGCTCCGCTGGTGCCGGTCCAGGAGCCGGGCGCAACGGATGAATCCGAGGTGTGAGTACGCCTGCGGGTGGTTTCCCAGGTGCGTCTCCGTGCCGGGGTCGTACTCCTCCGGCAGCAGGCCCGTGGGTCCGAACAGGTTGACCAGCTGGTCGAAGAGGTCCCAGGCGTCGGCGATCCGGCCCACCGCCACATACGCCTCGATCAGCCAGGTGGTGCAGATGTGGAACCCGCCCTCCAGGCCCGGCAGGCCGTCGTCGTACTTGTACCGGAAGACAGTGGGTCCCACGCGGAGTTCCCGCTCCACGGCCGTGACGGTGTCCAGGAACCGCTGATCCTTGGCGTCGAGCAGGCCGGACAGTCCGATGTGCAGGACCGCGGCGTCAAGGTCGGGGCTGTCGTAGGCGACGGTGTAGGACGCGGCGGTGTGGTCCCACCCCTCGCGGAGCACCTCATCCCGGATGGTCGAGGCCGT from Arthrobacter globiformis harbors:
- a CDS encoding AEC family transporter, translated to MLGVLAGFFVVWSIILVGMFVGRRKILGENARQVLSGLTFFVASPALLFETLSRASLRDVFAAPLLVAAVGAVTTAALFFVIVRFLLKRTVPESLMSSMSASLANSANLGIPIAVYVLGDASHVAPLLIFQLAFFTPMFLMALDATTSSHRTTPLRFVMLILKNPMIVGSALGLLVAGTGWQVPPLLLEPVHLIGGAAIPAMLMAFGMSLNGSKPLQAAAGRRTDALLASGFKLFVHPAIAYLFARFALGLDGPALFAVVVTSALPTAQNVFVAASRYKAGLTVAKDTVLITTIVAVPAMIGVALLLA
- a CDS encoding FAD-dependent oxidoreductase; its protein translation is MNTTLDTVIIGGGAMGSAAAWALAARGRDVTLLEQFTLGHHKGASHGATRNLSLAYAEPEYVAMLAETLKLWAELEVESGERLLARTGVVNHGPDPRLGDIHAALSGAGLRADFVPLAEAGERWRGIRFDQQVLHMPDGGQLNPEAALPAFQRLAARNGAAIRHGVKVVGLEILDDGVRLTVDDGGRTELLTARQAVVTAGGWTSKLLAGSIATPRLTVTQEQPAHFGITDDGATWPGFNHFPGEGGDYAGFYSPVYGMLTPGEGVKAGWHGVGPVVDPDRRSYLPEPRQRAALQQYARDWLPGVDADAMTDISCTYTTAPDHNFVLDRIGPVIIGAGFAGHGFKFTPVVGRILADLATGEGPAPAIFAASRA